agacagacagacagacagacagacagacagacagacagacagacagacagacagacagacagacagacagacagacagacagacagacagacagacagacagacagacagacagacagacagacagacagacagacagacagacagacagacagacagacagacagacagacagacagacagacagacagacagacagacagacagacagacagacagacagacagacagacagacagacagacagactgacttcAAATACAGTCATCCTCATCCTCTGGATTCCGTAATGCAGACGGTAGAAGAAGAAGCAAAACATACCGTAGATGTTGCTAATGATATAGAAATTTGAATTTGGGGACTATTAATGGGTTCAGTATATGGATGAGTAATCTCAAGACTAAACCTGGGAATCAGACTAATCACTGGTGTATAGAGCAAATGAGTTATGGATTGATAACCCTTGTCTAGTCCAACTGAAATAGGGGGCTTAAGTAAGTGTGTGCTGTTGTAGTCTTATCTAGCCGTAAGCCTCTATAGTACGGTACGTTGTTAAGTTGTTTCAActaaatattaactaaatattaTTAAGTAACTGGTTCCACTGCCTTTTGTTTACTCAACTTTTCAGTCAAAAGTTTTATCTGATTTTGACATTATTAGTTGGCCAAATGTAGCTCCAACATGAGAAAACGTAGGCAAAAATTCAGTCAACTTAAAATTGTGTTTGCTCAACTTGTTTCATATGTTCATTCAACAATGTTTTCAACGTACATATTTGACACACGctgactgtcatgtttgtcatttattatcttgtcttgtccctgtgcttcccatgctattcgtttccctctgctggtcttatttggttctttccctccttctagccctctctctccccctccctctctcactctctcgctctctcttctctctatcgttccgttcctgctcccagctgttcctattcccctaatcatcatttagtcttcccacacctgttcccgatcctttcccctgattagagtccctatttattcctttgtgttccgttcctgtcccgtcggttccttgtattgtattcaccatgctgtgattgcgtttcgccctgtcctgtcgtgtttttgctcgccctgtcctgtcgtgtttttgctcaTGATTGTGTCTCGCCCTGTCCTGCGACCTGCAGTGTTTTTGCCTTAATGCTGCGTGAATGAGCAGGTGTCTGCTGTCGACTAGCCTGGCGCAAACCTGCAGTCTGCCtggcctccagaacctagggttaataacccaccttgctactccagTTGTTCCTTTCTCacctctccaacccaacacaagtctagaggatttctgttattccgctatcttttggacttaaataaactctgtttctgttaagtcggcGGATtattttgggtcctctttcacctgcagggacagaaggaaccgaccaaggaatagcgactacagacgctcgttacactgccgtcaagatcctttaaggagccatgctcggcagacacgagcaggaattgtctgctgctcgccatgccgtggagaacctggccgctcaggtttccgacctctctggaccaGAGTCTAcagtctcgtgccacctgttacttcctggcctgccgagcctccagaacctagggttaataacccaccttgctactccgggcagcccactgaatgccgctcctttctcacgcagtgtgagtgTTCTCTGTCCTCCCAACACATACTAGAGCTCGGTCCATCTTGACGTCATTTtcttactggccgggctcaagggctgattgctctaacaaattccagaactgcCTTAGATGAGGAGATCTTCCCgggtatcaaatttgagacactttTGATCGTAACCACAGTTTTTGGTGGGGGAGgcttttgggtcatccctggcttccttatgccaaggtgaacggtccataacggattattccattgattCTATCCtatgctgcctctagtgagtggaacgtcTGCCATCCCCGGATTTCTTTCTCCGTACTTCTATAGGAGTGGTTAAGGAGAGAATCTCTCCCGGGATCTCCTTCATGTCTCTTTGCCAACTCCCTTCTCGCCATCCGTCGTTGTTGACGGGTATTGATCTTCGTCACCCGGgctgtggaagagagctcgcatcaacggtgttcaACTAAAtaacattttgttaattcattagaggccagagcccatcagtaagcggaatAGACAATTTATGTCGGGtcacgctggaccggttcggacGCAGTGAATGCAGTGCCAGCTGTTGATTAAGGTTCATTGGTTGTACCAGGAGGCTCGATTTGACaggccatccgcttagccctaggctgCGATGGGTTTGGAGGGATCCTGCGACCGTTGCCTTTTGTCGTAAGAAGGACGGTACTAACCATAAGAACCACAGTGAGACTGAGCTCTTTTTGATTTTCCTCACCATAtgttctattaattggtctagtcaTCAGCCTTCAGAACTTGTTGGATGTGAAGTGTTTACCATCTCTGCCATACtgcccgttagggcattttgagtaccgggttctgccgttcggtcaagttgctgcgtTGAATATCTTTTTCGCtcacgtgttctacagcgccttttagagaattgtcttcgTAAAGGCAAGTTTGTTTGATGCCCTTATCAGTCTGAATGATAAGGTTCATCCTCCGCTTATTTTTCTCAACTTGAACTGCTTCTAGAATCAGTGGttcgaccgttccttttgtcgtttggacagaccataaggaatgggttgttttttttgtttcgagtttgtgatttcacCGTcctagcaagaacaccaagcctgaattGTTTAAACTgacgaggggattcttccttatgggcgtgttgtcgggttgacagttaattgaaagacaggttaagcaagcactcacgcacatgcgtcgccgcgcgcttgtcctagtaacctccttttcgttcctgtttccactcgtctggctgttcttcagtgggctcactctgccaagttagctggtcatcccggtgttcgaactcttgcgtctattcgccagcgcttttggtggccgactcaggagcgtgacacgcgccgtttcgtggctgcgtgttcagactgcgcgcagaagaagtctggtaatttttttctgcttctgctcctggtcttgctgggtctcagtctgttccctgccatcgcatctctcctgttcttgtccctgcccttgctgtgtctcagtctgtccctagttctcatttttttttagagtagtaccctagtttccctttttatcgtttttcgttacggtcctgaggagaggagttgggttctttctcgggacgtgctggaccgtttgatctatgatttcctccgttgccgccagtgttcctcctcgagagcgccaggaggcgctcggtgagtggggggtactgtcatgtttgtcatttattatcttgtcttgtccctgtgcttcccatgctattcgtttccctctgctggtcttatttggttctttccctccttctagccctctctctccccctccctctctcactctctcgctctctcttctctctatgttcctgctcccagctgttcctattcccctaatcatcatttagtcttcccacacctgttcccgatcctttcctttccctgattagagtccctatttattcctttgtgttccgttcctgtcccgtcggttccttgtattgtattcaccatgctgtgattgcgtttcgccctgtcctgtcgtgtttttgctatgattgtgtatcgccctgtcctgtcgtgttttttgccttcatcagatgctgcgtgtgagcaggtgtctctgtcgactacggcctgcgcctacccgaagcgacctgcagtctgtggccgcttctccagttgtttcccctctacaagtctagaggatttctgttattccgttttggacttaaataaactctgtttctgttaagtcgcttttgggtcctctttcacctgcatgacactgacATTGTGCATGTTCATGTATACAGTAATtagtattcaacatgtcctcacctgCGATTTGAACTCAGTATTCCAATCTTCCTGCTACACCACCATGTCTGTCAATAACTGATATCACCTGTATTGCTACACTTTGCACGtcaaagtaaatctcagctctgttaaaagtacactcaAGAAAAACTACTTTATATACCATAGTGATTAAAGAGTAACATTAAAACAGAGTTATATGCCcaaccaacattagacaactatacagaaaaaaaacaaaaattgcTTAAATAAGTAAATCAAAACAATGATGAGAGAATATTCAGATCAACTGATTAGTGACACAAACATAGTGGCGTAGCAGGAGGATCAGAATACCATAAACCAAGAGGATGTGAGTTCATATCCTAGTTGAGGACTTGTTGAGgaataattactgtataaatgaacatgcacatTGCAATCATAtgtgtcaaatatgtaagttgaaaacaTTTTGTGTTAGAAGCAGTGTGTTTGTAATTCGTTCCACAGCCTTTTTTTTAGGTAAGATGCCAAAAATAATAATTTCTAGTTGAATGAACATATGAGACAACTTGGGCAAACACATCATTTTAAGTTGACTGAATTTTTGCCTACGTTTTCTCGTGTTGGAGCTAAGTTAGGTCCAACAAAAAATATCAAATTCAGCTAACACATTGACCGAAAAGTTGagtaaaaaagaaaaagaagCTGTATAACTAGTTACTTAATAATAAGAATTTGAAGCAACTAGATTTGTGGGTGTTTTTTTACAATGTTCTTTCGGGTTTGTTTCACAAGCAAGACAGTACaatatttacatttactgtaAGTAGGCTTTGCAAAGAAAATGTAGCTCAAAGATAGGATACCTTGTCCTCTCTTGCACGTTTCCCTTCGCTTATTGTTCTGTTGCAAGGGTGAAGGAGAGTTTTTCATGATTGAATTTGGAGGTTAAACAGCAGAGATGCCACCTTGAAGAACGTTACTTCAAACATGGCCGCCATTCTTGAAAATAAAGCAAGAAAGACTACTCCCAATTAGTGGAATGAGATCATTTCAAGATTGCCTCGATTTTGGCATAAAAACATTCCTCCCTGAATTATTGTTTGAGCTTGAAATCCTACAAAACACTTTCTAGATATAATCAGAGATTTGCTTTGTTGGAAAAAATACATGAGCAAGAACTTTCTTTATGCATGTCTTTTAACGCTCTCTTTGGATCTCAAACGCTTTTTACCCcgttttcgtggtatccaattggtttagtagctactatcttgtctcattgctacaactcccgtatgggcttgggagagacaaaggttgaaagtcgtgcgtcctccgatacacaacccaaccaagccgcactgcttcttaacacagcgcgcatccaacctggaagccagccgcaccaatgtgttggaggaaacactgtgcacctggcaaccttggttagcgcgcactgcgcccggcctgccacaggagtcgctggtgcgcgatgagacaaggatatccctaccgggcCAACCCCTCCCTGACCcggacgctaggccaattgtgcgtcgccccacggaccttggttggttacgacagagcctgggcgcgagtCTCTGGTGgtacagctggcgctgcagtacagcgcccttaaccactgcgccacccgggatgCCCTGAACTCATACGCTTTTATGGAAACTTTAGAATTTACATAGATGTATTGGTATTTTGTGCAAATTGGGGGAAAAAATAGCAAATCTACAAGTCGACCAACTGTAAGAAACATACCATTAGCTTCTTATCAGAGCATGAAGAAGGTGTATGCAATGCATGGTCTTCAAACTAATTAGTGCTGGAGAATGTCTCTGCGTCATAGTGATATTTTGCCGAAATTATTTGAATAAATCTCACTTCGCGAGAATAGGGAATTTTgtgtgcaaatcaaatcaaatcgcttcaccatctggcagtccaacagacaaatctgggtttggcggatgccaggagaacgtaccctgccccaatgcatagtgccaactttaaagtttggtggaggaggaataatgggggtggcagcgtagcctagtggttagagtgctggacTAGTATCCCCAAGATACAAAATCTGTCAttccgcccctgaacaaggcagttaacccactgttcctaggctgtcattgaaaataagaatttgttcttaactgaaatCTTAAAGTTACAGCATacaagcgaggtccatacagaaatggtttgtcgagattggaaTTAATTGGAACCTTTGGAattaattggaacgctgactgtgagccaggcctcagtgcccgacttcactaatgctcttgttgctGAATGGAAGTCTTCCTAGAAgagtgttatagcagcaaagaggggaccaactccatattaatgcccatgattttggaatgagattttcgatgaacaggtgtccacatacttttggtcatgtagtgtatataggatgagccatgactataatacagtatatacaagtgggtgaaacagtatgtaaacattactaaagtgaccattgttcaatgactctatgtacatagggcaccagtctataaggtgcagggtagagtatcaGGTGGTAGCCTTctagaacagtgactaagttcagagcAGGATACTGGGgggaggccggctagtggtgactgtttaacagtctgatggactgAAGATggaagctgtttctcagtctctcggtcccagctttgatacacctgtactgtctccaccttctagatggtagagggtgaacaggctgtggctcggttttctgaggtccttgatgatcttcttggccttcctgtgacaccaggtgctgtagatgtcctggagggcaggcagtgtgctcccagtgatgcgttgggctCTGGAGAGCCGTGCGGTTGTGGAaggtgcaattgccgtaccaggcggtgatacagcccgacagaatgcactcaatggtgcatctgtagaagtttgtgaaggTCTGAGGGGCCACGGCAATtttttcagcctcttgaggttgaagaggcgctgttccGCCTTCTTCACCACGATGTCTTGTGTGAAGAGATCATTTCAGGTTGTCATTGATATGCTTGCCAAGGAACTTTAAGCTTTTTCCCCTTTCCACTGCGGCCCTGTAGATATGGGTGCATGCTCTCTCTGTGGTCTCCTGTAGTCAACGATCAGCTCCTTCAATTTGTTGACGttaagggagaggttattttcctggcaccactctgcctgagctctcacctcctccctgtaggttgtctcatcattgtttttaatcaggcctaccacagttgtgttgtcagcaaacttgataattgagttggagaagtgtgtgtggccacacagtaatgggtgaacagggaatacagaaaggggctgagcacgcacccttgtggtgcccccgtgttgaggatcagcgtgttggggggggggggcactatgGTATTGTGGGCTGAGCATAGTCAtttaacagcattcttacataggtatttctcttgtccatatgggatagggcagtgtgcagtgcaatggcgattgtGTCATCACTGGATCTGTTAGGGTGATACGAAGATCACATTGAAAAGGCGGTTCTAGATGCACAAAAGTTGCTTTGTGGTCTGACTGTGTTCAGATCTGGCTGACCACTTCAGGAGGTGATTGTTTGCAGGTTTCTACTCAGACTGGAGACAATCAGGCTACCGAAAGTGCATACAGTGGGCAACGTCATCAGCACTCCAACAAGTCTCCAGAATACTTGTGTTTTGGAACCGAGGCACCATTTCATTATAACGTTGGAGGAAATACGTTCCTAGCACGTGAGGAATTTGTTTGCTGGCCTCATAAATGCTTGCCAGCTAGCTAATATTTAGTGTTTGGCTAGTTGTGCTAACCCGTTTTCTATCCCTTTAGCGTCGCTTGCTAACTTGCTGTCTAGCTACAAAGGTTAGCCTGcgagttagctacagtagttggcTACTGCCATCAGTTGTCTTTGTGTTATTATCATATTTGGCCTATTCCACCGTTTGTAGATTGCATACTGGCATTTGAATATAGCGGGGGGAAGGGAATCCGGAGACACAGGGGACACGGTAGACACATTTAAATATTGGTGTAGATGCATGACATGTTTAGAATTCCATGATCAGAAATCAATGATCAGAATACAAAAGCTGCATGCACTGTCAAGTCTAGACACGGCCTGTGACTCATGATAATCAAGCAATGTTGCATTGTTACATTTTTAGGGGGTGTGTTGTATAGtttgtgtcacaccctggccatagagaggcttttattctctattttggttcggccagggtgtgactagggtgggcattctagtttctttatttctatgtattctatttctttgtgtttggccgggtgtggttctcattcagaggcagctgtctatcgttgtctctgattgagaatcatacttagtaagctttttcccacctgtgttttgtgggtagttgtttttttGTCTGCATCAAACAGAATTGTTTCGTTTTGTTCCACTTTGTTCTTTTGTTTCCGTGTTCAGCTTaaataaatatcatgaacacttaccacactgcgctttggtccactccttctTCATGCAACAACGAGCGTTACAGTTTGAAAACATCATGATTTTAAAATAATATTGTATTTTGGGTCACACATGCAATGTCAGTACAATGCGGGTAAACACTGCAGCAGAGTTCAACTGTTATACTTTGTGGCTTGCACAATTTAAAGGATATGTAAACTGCAATCTAAAGCAATATTTCTAGATTGAGGCAATATTGTATCCACAATTATTAGAATTTGTGTACAAACCTAATGCATATAAAATCCAATGTTTTATTACAAAAACTGCAAATGAACACCACTGTTGTAAGTAAAAACATGTGCATACATGCCTGGCTAGGTTTTAGAGCCACTTAATGTAAAGTGCCACAGCCAATGTATTTTTCACCTGTGTTTTTCTCTCAGTAGTGTTTTTCAATTGGTGTTTTAAAGGTGAAGACACTGTATAAGGTTATAGTTTAGTTATTTTCATTCTGTATATTAATAGATGCGAGCGAAAGGCTATGCAGCCCTAGTTACACCTTCTTACGTAGTCTTTACAGGATAACCAGCACAAGACTCTTTGGCATCATGCAAAGAGCTGCAGACCCTGACATATGATATAGGCCATAGGGGCCTTGCTTAGAGGTGAGTCACATGTCCTCAAGTCCATCAGCGGGTAAAATGCACAATTAGTCACATGTTTATCGTGAGATAATTATGAAACATGTGTGATGTCTGAAGGGTTATCACAGTTCGTATCAAAATTAAAAACAAATAAACAGTCAATTAAACTAAAGTAGGTTCATCCTACAAAGAACAGAAATAAGAGATTACGTTTTCAGAATTAGGTGGACATAGCTTGGTGGTCGATCAACAATCCTAAATTCAACCAAAAACGTTTGCATAGACATCCATTTGAAGTCAATCTAAAATAACATATTGGGAAAACCTTTAATCTAGTCATTTAAAGTAGTTTAAATTAATATTTTGTCTATCTATTGTAACTACTGATGAGAGAAATTTCTGATTTGTTatgagtttttttttcttcaatgaaTCAACGAACACTTGATATCCATTTTAGCGAATCTTCAAATTACTGACCCTATGGGCTATTAATCAACTTGAATATACATTAATTTATAATAATCATATTTTATATTTATGTGATTACTATAACACGCCACGCCAGTCCTAGTGCATGGTCTGGTGtccaaaatacaaaataaacaccTCAAATATGTCTATTTGGGTAACGCCCAATTTTCTACGACGCAAATGTGATTTTAACCTAACATTTATCACGATAAAGTGAATATTGAATAGTAATTCATTCTAGTAAAGCTCAGTACCGAAACCTATAACATTCAATAAACATTTAGAATATTAACGATGGCTTAGTTTGACTAAATTGGGTTAAAGACACTCGGGAAACTGTTTTGGGATTGTTTGACGTTTTACTGACCAGGTTTAGAGCATAATGTGCAATTGGAAATCAAATTAAAAGTTAGATGAAATAGCtaagtttatttaaaaaaaaaaaataataataataataataataaaagcctaataataataatcatcatcaccgtaatcatcataatcatcacccTAATATACAAAACTCTCTTAAGCTGCATAGCATTGCTTGCCTGAAACCATTCAATGAAAATGAACACATGAAATTAATGCAATGCACAACTAATATTTGAATTTCAGGCCCAATAAGACAATATTTCACACGCTGTTTTGCATAATATCTGTTCGTTTATTATATTAAAATGCCAATATTGGAAACCACTTCAATTTATCCtgttataaaaatgtatttaatattgGATAGTTTGGCTAAACAATCTGAGGTAGGTATACAATAACAGCGATATCATTATTTGAATGAGATATATCTTGGGACACTTTTTGGGCCCTAAAGTAACTTTCAAAAGTAGGCCaaagaaaaaacaaaaacatgtttaCTAAACTTAGTATTAATGTAATAAGCCTGTTACATATAGAGGTAAACTAGGCCCAGATCAATAGCTATATGCTGCTTAACAAGACAATTATCGgccataacacacagacacactccaacacacacatcacatttgGTTATTTTATTGTTTGTATATCGTTCTATTTTAAATGTGTGTGACTGTCTTTGCCGATCAGCGtcagtgtttgtgtttttgtttttgtggaccccaggaagagtagctgctgcttctgtAAAAAAACGAATGTGTatccaaataaacaaataaataaataatgactAATAATGAAAAATTAATTCCTGCAAAATCCAAATCCTATACCCTGGACTGTCTATGCCCGTTAGAGATGGGGTTACGTTATGTTTCGCTAAACTGCATTGATTGTGGAATTGATAGTCTATTGATATTCTATGAATTGCACGTGTCCATCCTCCTATCAATTGGAATAGTGGTATATATAAATGGTATAATGCATTTAGAGCGTGCATAGACAAAAGTAACCAATAGGAGGTACTGTGTCATTCTCCAAGAAGCCATCTCATCTACCATGCATCCCAGCCCGGGGACACAGCCGTATCTCGGCTTTGATTTGTTCCCTAATTGACCTAAATAAAGCATCTGAGAGACGGGGTCCCGTCCAACCCCTCAATGCAGACTATCACACAGTGTATAGTAGGGGGCTCAAAGCGAGTAATTCTCGTATTTTTCTGGAGTAATCTTGCTCGCTGCCTCCACTGTCCAATCGCAAGAGGCAATTTTTTTGCTTCGAGTGGATCGCGCCATGTAATTTACAGTAGTATATCTACGGATTCACTCACATTCTCGCGCTCTATCTCGAACTCTCATGGATAGCTCGACGGACTTCGAGAGAAAGATTAGGCATAACTAAGACCAAGCAAAAGAGACACACAAGAATGTCTAAACAGCACGTAAATATTTTGTAAGTCATATATTTATCGGTGACTAGGTGGTTTGAAGACGACAAAAAAAATATGCTTGTTAAGGCACCGGAGTCTCAACATCATGGTCCAACGTCAAGAAGCTCGTCATTTTCCATTGAAAATTTACTTCGGTCTACTACCGGGACTACAGACAGGCTGTCTACGACCGAAGATGAGGGGGATTGTAAGGAAACGGGACTCTCTTGCAACCAAGTCGCTGTCATTGAGAGCCGCTGCAACCAAGTGGAGCGTCAAGTGTCTTACTTTGGATTAAACGCCCAACGCCACTGGTGTGGGACATCGCCAAACAAATCTTGCAGTGATTTACAGAGTAGGTCTTAGAGTCACCTTTGTTAATTGTTCCAAATGTCTATATATGTAGTGTATGTATGGAAGCGACATAACGGGTAGCCTATAACCACACACAACCGTAGGTAGGGTAGCTTGTTTACCAGCTAACATCCTACATTCTTCTTAGGCAGATCCGCTCTCACAATAAGGAGCATTTGAGAATAGGCTACGCATTTCCTCAGACAAAAACAACGTGAAAGAGCTGCTATCGACAATACTTTGAGGTTCCTGTGCGTAATAGCCTATTAGCTTATATTCTTCTTTCCAATGTCAATACACAATACATGCCATGACAGTAAAAATAGACAATGCATAGCCCATATATCCCGAAACAAACCATAACTGCACTAGTGTGTTCGCTCTTACCCCGTAAAACTTCTCCATTCGGTTCCTCTTTAAACCGGGTATGGCACGCCACTTCGATACATTTCAAACGTAACACTGACTGGAAATTAATCTCATACACCCTAATTATGCTTATCATACAATTGCAAGGCTGTGTTTCATTACAAGCTAAGAGCTCATTATTCTATGTTTTGTTAGGCGACAGGATGGCCTGCCCGCAGCACTTTAAAAATCGACTACCGTCGAAAACTGCAATCACTTGTCACTGCTGCCATTGGGGTTGATATCATGATTGCGAGATACATGCACTTATTGATCCCTATTGGCCGGTGCGTAAAATGTAGCTCATGACACTCCTCGTTCATTTCAGGTCCGCAGTGCCACTCCAGCAACTCCGATGATCCCGGAGGCTCTCTAAAAACCAGCAACCGGGATTCTCCCGCTCTACCGGAGCCGGTGGAAGACAACGACCAACCGGACGAGAGGGCAGAGGGAAGTCTGACAGACGTCAAGGATGACGAAACAGGGTCTTCCTGCTTCGCCCGGGAAGACAGTGAAACACCTGATACGAAAGCAGCTTGCAAGAAGAAGACCCGCACCGTGTTCAGCCGGAGTCAGGTTTTCCAGCTGGAGTCCACCTTCGACATGAAACGCTACCTGAGCAGCACTGAGCGGGCGGGGTTAGCCGCCTCTCTACAGCTCACCGAGACGCAGGTCAAGATTTGGTTCCAGAACCGCAGGAACAAGTGGAAGAGACAGCTA
The window above is part of the Oncorhynchus gorbuscha isolate QuinsamMale2020 ecotype Even-year linkage group LG21, OgorEven_v1.0, whole genome shotgun sequence genome. Proteins encoded here:
- the LOC124008665 gene encoding homeobox protein HMX1-like; translation: MLVKAPESQHHGPTSRSSSFSIENLLRSTTGTTDRLSTTEDEGDCKETGLSCNQVAVIESRCNQVERQVSYFGLNAQRHWCGTSPNKSCSDLQSPQCHSSNSDDPGGSLKTSNRDSPALPEPVEDNDQPDERAEGSLTDVKDDETGSSCFAREDSETPDTKAACKKKTRTVFSRSQVFQLESTFDMKRYLSSTERAGLAASLQLTETQVKIWFQNRRNKWKRQLAADIEATNISYSTQRIVRVPILYHENAAPGTLSASLAQVSPPFSSTVNYPVSQFTHPMSFIRSQITGLV